From Schizosaccharomyces pombe strain 972h- genome assembly, chromosome: II, the proteins below share one genomic window:
- the ede1 gene encoding EPS15 repeat-containing family actin cortical patch component protein yields the protein MSLNLSAEEQTAFDQLFKIADKQDIGVITGEEAVPFLEKSGLAPQVLGQIWQIADAENRGFLTFSGFVIAMRLVALAQEKLPFDYKKSGKIPYFADIHISGVDSSKFVQLNRPNNVSSGDGSDGSFLPPISSDEMTRYQQMFTTVCPTDGLMDGDRASSIFGRAPLSTEILARVWNLVDTHKRGALDIREFNTGMHIINLLLNGSLKSPPVSISPSFIASAASTSSVSAPSQYPGLSRSPPVQAPNIPVSDPWAIPSQDLTSFCQLFSNVDKAHKGYVSGSEAYSFFLASKLPEDVLAQIWDLSDTNSNGKLNIGEFCISLYLIKLKLSGKELPKVLPSSMLSSVAPLMQKSKSVPTSIPSVVPANISSPNPNPTLAPNPTGPSRVTSGTEDLLSLDATPFSPTLAPQHTSSNATKHSAPPVTKSAPFPVVSPLQLNHTPGFPTSPAAKPNSPTSTFFPQSSFGQTIAKNTMDKPSAVRTSVPSQLAAPIPQVASAEQLKLAAEVPKLESQLSQVKKSNDDLQKSSRDVAANLSDVKAKVSEIRKAYDEELAKAKQISLDIETNKAQTEQVNREYSILEATLNALQKQNKQKGEVLEQVVAESEAAKNMVESSNASIQQLKSEVADKEQTLAQLHLQLDEMTQRLVSLDEESKAVSQRKLDLEYKINNSKTQLATATEEYHEHSKQLEAEKQELSKLEDGLKSVNLTEEAPKPEVDSTPRFPSFTSNGITTDKPTLPDTTSSVPTQHNSFDAMHNTLRSPSLNSNNSSAHASTVSRNPFHNLKISGASSPVSNFWESEFASAVFPRSISKTTSLSVNNSSVNPSLDSEPVQLSNMEEPQHQDSSVVDVSTSASQRGSPVLSDLSKLTGSARNTAEPVENTSAEPIENTSAPTPFEIANKQQATEPISAPFATETISTPAPVKPPVPPSRRDRSAQDGVVQQATPHIQDEFPPIQFNEIDDDESSSDEEPPMSNLSPQISIGSVTNYTSAVTELPDPNHQLEMSTTTHVQHPNSETIPSSTENQYFDTTSGAFEANSNTEVTVNSNEVSQPFDFDTANESDNDDDELPVQQVVSGSLANDAFNVDDEFDNQFANLQAAEIKDDDNSSTDEEEHAGHH from the coding sequence ATGTCTTTGAATTTGTCTGCGGAAGAGCAAACCGCTTTTGACCAACTGTTTAAAATTGCAGATAAACAAGACATTGGCGTTATCACCGGAGAAGAAGCTGTACcgtttttggaaaaatcgGGCTTAGCTCCTCAAGTCCTTGGTCAAATTTGGCAAATCGCAGATGCTGAGAATCGAGGATTTCTTACATTTTCTGGCTTTGTAATTGCCATGAGGTTGGTGGCTCTCGCACAAGAAAAGCTACCTTTTGATTACAAAAAATCGGGGAAAATTCCATATTTTGCCGATATCCATATCTCTGGCGTTGATTCTTCAAAGTTTGTTCAGCTGAATCGACCAAATAACGTTTCTTCTGGTGATGGATCTGATGGTTCTTTCTTACCTCCTATTTCTTCAGATGAAATGACACGGTATCAACAAATGTTTACTACAGTCTGCCCAACTGACGGTCTGATGGATGGTGACAGAGCTAGCTCAATCTTTGGTCGTGCACCTCTTAGTACTGAAATTCTTGCGCGAGTCTGGAATTTAGTTGATACTCATAAACGCGGGGCTCTGGATATTCGCGAGTTTAATACCGGTATGCATATAATCAACCTTTTATTAAACGGTTCCTTAAAGTCTCCTCCTGTTTCTATTTCACCATCATTTATCGCTTCCGCAGCTTCAACCTCATCAGTTTCTGCACCCTCTCAGTATCCCGGCCTCAGCCGAAGTCCACCTGTGCAAGCTCCAAACATCCCTGTTTCAGATCCATGGGCCATTCCATCTCAAGACTTGACTAGCTTCTGTCAGTTGTTTTCCAACGTTGATAAAGCGCACAAAGGATACGTTTCTGGTAGCGAGGCATATTCGTTTTTCCTTGCTTCTAAACTTCCTGAAGATGTCTTAGCACAAATTTGGGACCTTAGTGACACTAATAGTAACGGTAAATTAAACATTGGTGAGTTTTGTATAtctctttatttaattaagcTCAAATTATCCGGAAAAGAGCTACCCAAAGTGCTCCCTTCTTCTATGCTCTCTTCGGTTGCTCCATTAATGCAAAAGAGCAAAAGCGTGCCAACTTCTATCCCTTCCGTTGTTCCTGCTAATATTTCGTCTCCTAATCCCAACCCTACGTTGGCTCCTAATCCTACGGGCCCATCCCGAGTAACTTCAGGAACTGAGGATTTACTAAGCTTGGATGCTACTCCTTTCTCTCCTACCCTTGCTCCTCAACATACATCTTCGAATGCTACAAAGCATTCAGCCCCCCCAGTAACTAAAAGTGCACCGTTCCCTGTTGTTTCACCTCTCCAACTTAACCATACTCCAGGGTTTCCCACTTCTCCAGCTGCTAAACCTAATTCCCCTACATCAACATTCTTTCCTCAATCCAGTTTTGGGCAGACGATTGCCAAAAACACCATGGACAAACCTTCAGCAGTTCGAACTTCTGTTCCCTCACAACTTGCTGCCCCTATTCCTCAGGTTGCGTCTGCCGAACAACTAAAATTAGCTGCAGAGGTACCCAAGTTAGAATCGCAATTATCCCAAGTAAAGAAATCTAATGATGATTTACAAAAGTCATCTCGCGATGTTGCCGCAAACTTAAGCGATGTCAAAGCCAAGGTCAGTGAAATACGAAAGGCCTATGATGAGGAACTAGCAAAAGCCAAGCAGATCAGTTTGGACATTGAAACTAATAAAGCTCAAACTGAGCAAGTTAATCGGGAGTACTCAATTTTGGAAGCCACGCTTAATGCATTGCAAAAACagaataaacaaaagggTGAAGTTTTAGAGCAAGTCGTTGCAGAATCTGAAGCGGCCAAGAATATGGTAGAGTCATCTAATGCTTCAATTCAACAACTTAAGTCCGAGGTTGCTGATAAAGAGCAGACGCTCGCCCAGTTGCATTTACAATTGGATGAAATGACTCAACGTCTGGTTAGTTTGGACGAAGAGAGTAAGGCTGTTTCGCAAAGAAAACTTGACCTAGAgtacaaaattaataactCTAAAACGCAACTAGCTACCGCAACCGAAGAATATCACGAACACTCTAAACAATTGGAAGCTGAAAAGCAAGAACTCAGCAAATTAGAAGATGGATTGAAATCCGTTAACCTGACTGAAGAAGCTCCGAAACCCGAAGTGGATTCGACACCTCGTTTCCCATCTTTTACCAGCAATGGAATTACCACTGATAAGCCAACCCTTCCTGATACTACTTCCTCGGTGCCCACTCAACATAATTCTTTTGATGCAATGCATAATACTCTCCGTTCTCCATCCCTGAACTCTAATAATTCATCAGCACATGCTTCCACTGTTTCCCGAAATCCATTCCATAACTTGAAAATCTCAGGAGCTAGTTCACCGGTTTCAAATTTCTGGGAAAGTGAATTTGCTTCGGCTGTGTTTCCTAGAAGCATTTCAAAGACTACATCTCTTAGCGTTAATAACTCAAGTGTTAATCCTAGCTTGGACTCTGAACCTGTGCAGTTGTCAAATATGGAGGAGCCACAACATCAGGATAGCAGTGTTGTGGATGTATCAACCTCTGCTTCACAACGTGGATCCCCGGTATTATCTGACTTGTCAAAGTTAACAGGATCTGCCAGAAACACAGCTGAGCCAGTCGAGAATACAAGTGCGGAACCTATTGAAAACACTAGTGCACCTACACCATTTGAAATTGCTAATAAACAACAAGCCACTGAACCTATTAGTGCACCGTTTGCTACTGAAACAATTAGTACACCTGCTCCTGTGAAACCTCCTGTTCCTCCTTCTCGACGCGATAGGTCTGCGCAAGATGGAGTTGTACAACAAGCGACACCTCATATTCAAGATGAGTTTCCACCAATTCAGTTTAATGAgattgatgatgatgaaagTTCTAGTGATGAGGAGCCCCCAATGTCTAATCTTTCTCCTCAAATTTCAATTGGATCAGTCACGAATTACACCTCTGCAGTTACGGAGCTTCCTGATCCTAATCATCAATTAGAAATGTCTACGACTACTCATGTACAGCATCCTAATTCGGAGACTATACCCTCAAGTACTGAGAATCAGTACTTTGATACTACATCAGGTGCTTTTGAAGCAAATAGTAATACTGAGGTTACTGTCAATTCTAACGAAGTTAGTCAACCCTTTGATTTTGATACAGCGAACGAATCGGATAACGACGACGACGAGTTACCGGTACAACAAGTTGTCTCAGGATCTCTGGCTAATGATGCTTTTAACGTCgatgatgaatttgatAATCAATTCGCAAATCTTCAAGCAGCCGAAATAAAGGATGATGACAATAGCTCTactgatgaagaagaacaTGCTGGGCATCATTAA
- a CDS encoding inosine-uridine-preferring nucleoside hydrolase, which yields MHFAKLGAIGLLGSIICAYAASAASKVIIDNDGLTDLQVLFALQAKQQILGVTAIYGDYTLDDSLFLASDVLSTGNLTYCIPSFAGAAQPLLRTNNTFQIWQELYGSYVWQGYWQPEYETANTNNESYIYNTQISAAQFIIDMVKANPNEITIVAAGPMTNLAIALSIWPDLAKNTKSLVIMGGYVDSQIAQVTGGDFLNDMYSDFNLFMEPEAAQTAITADWPELIIAGNITSQVYPSQSLYNGIIARAGGMANIESDSGLSYAKQFVGNGTLPSGSFPFWDEVASAIAAWPEIVNSSYDAYVSVDTAYDSPFYGSLRMVPADLVPKKGVRTAKASMITGINVAMFYQKIYDSLTAEYSSYCMNGTIITPSNITISNTTNTTNTTGFY from the coding sequence atgCACTTTGCCAAACTTGGAGCAATTGGTCTTCTTGGAAGTATCATTTGTGCTTATGCCGCTAGTGCTGCTTCAAAGGTCATAATCGACAATGATGGGCTGACGGATTTACaagttttatttgctttacaAGCGAAACAACAAATCCTTGGTGTAACAGCAATTTACGGAGATTACACCTTGGATGATAGTCTTTTTTTGGCTTCGGATGTTTTGTCTACTGGTAATTTGACATATTGCATACCATCTTTCGCAGGTGCTGCCCAGCCATTGTTGCGCACTAATaatacttttcaaatttggcAGGAGCTGTACGGTAGTTACGTTTGGCAAGGATATTGGCAGCCTGAATATGAAACTGCAAATACAAACAATGAATCTTATATATACAATACTCAAATCTCGGCAGCTCAATTCATTATCGACATGGTTAAAGCGAACCCCAATGAGATTACCATTGTAGCGGCAGGGCCGATGACCAACTTGGCAATTGCTCTTTCAATTTGGCCTGATTTGGCTAAAAACACCAAGTCTTTGGTTATCATGGGCGGCTATGTTGATAGTCAAATCGCACAAGTTACTGGGGGTGACTTTTTGAATGATATGTATAGTGActttaatttattcatGGAACCTGAAGCTGCTCAAACTGCCATCACCGCAGATTGGCCAGAGCTTATTATAGCCGGAAACATTACCAGTCAAGTGTACCCATCGCAAAGCCTCTACAATGGTATCATTGCGCGCGCAGGTGGAATGGCAAATATTGAAAGCGATTCTGGTCTAAGTTATGCAAAGCAATTTGTGGGCAATGGAACATTGCCTAGTGGATCATTTCCTTTCTGGGATGAAGTTGCTTCTGCAATTGCTGCATGGCCGGAAATCGTAAACAGCTCTTACGATGCTTATGTTTCAGTAGATACTGCTTATGATAGTCCATTTTATGGCAGCTTACGAATGGTGCCAGCCGATTTGGTACCCAAAAAGGGTGTTCGCACAGCAAAAGCTAGCATGATAACTGGAATTAACGTTGCAATGTTTTATCAAAAGATTTATGATTCTTTGACAGCTGAATATTCATCTTATTGTATGAATGGAACAATAATAACTCCTTCCAATATCACCATCAGCAACACAACAAATACAACAAACACCACGGGCTTCTATTAA
- a CDS encoding ubiquitin family protein: MSEVQIVKSFLEELSKTPRNHPDSIPIEKIDETAISITIPAPLVEFQGNLALFEEKKVHVVAKTVRPPIQQASTEINVQSTILELKEVLASQLSTQPSSIRLMYKGKPLVNSRLLDDYVDADSVSEVNLQMFLMNIS, encoded by the exons ATGAGCGAGGTACAAATTGTTAAATCGTTTCTAGAAGAGCTTTCAAAGACCCCTAGGAATCACCCTGATAGTATTccaattgaaaaaatagatgAAACTGCTATTTCG ATCACTATTCCTGCTCCACTGGTCGAGTTTCAAGGAAATTTAGCTTTGTTCGAGGAAAAGAAAG TTCATGTTGTTGCGAAAACTGTCCGACCTCCCATTCAACAAGCATCTACTGAAATAAATGTACAGTCTACAATTTTGGAGCTTAAAGAAGTTTTAGCATCTCAGTTATCTACGCAACCTTCCTCTATCCGTTTGATGTACAAAGGCAAACCTCTTGTCAACTCCAGACTTCTAGATGACTATGTGGATGCCGACAGTGTCTCTGAAGTTAATCTTCAAATGTTTCTAATGAATATTTCTTAA
- the cnp20 gene encoding centromere receptor protein cnp20: protein MASHNYETPLKSSSFQHLVGTLSQRRHFTPSRSRYTPRSAQRTVTPHKRRALARRNSLARRRSNVFSATTPRDILRMLSRALAKNPVPSPAESESSERRHTPQTNSQKSQKTPRLSSNKRRTLKNDAKQRNSQSPGTDTSDANLTIQSIEAPRRAPQRLSDFFTPDGRRVSNIRDSLISEKRLENNIDQVQESALSTASSNRLIDLKNDEVPIFRIPLSDYETDDMDDGTPLQRHVATLNQYQSPIFNLGPDILEDEPSYSSRASRSRQSSLSSRLSELPSKRASLEILRRENTFPADPIQEFGEKAYNERELMEEISNFEPLLDDNLLENANEAVNSPVVDAPMDADSALEIPNDEDNGEILNKLKDSPFKKPKRRYSKSSTLVLPETNIRKLANSYSQKKIAGSVIEELTTASELFFKQIANDLSAFADHAHRKTIDTQDVVLLMKRQRKISEKKSLSSLMQQYLSREIAPPAIKRT, encoded by the coding sequence ATGGCTTCTCACAATTATGAGACGCCACTCAAGAGCTCTTCCTTTCAACATTTAGTTGGTACACTTTCTCAGCGACGGCATTTTACCCCCTCTAGAAGCAGGTATACTCCACGTTCTGCTCAACGGACTGTTACTCCTCATAAACGGAGAGCTCTTGCACGCAGGAATAGTCTAGCAAGGAGAAGGAGCAATGTGTTTTCCGCAACAACTCCTAGAGACATTCTCAGAATGCTCAGTCGTGCGCTGGCAAAAAATCCAGTACCATCACCAGCTGAATCAGAATCCTCCGAGCGACGACATACTCCACAAACTAATAGTCAAAAGTCTCAAAAGACACCAAGATTGTCTTCGAATAAGCGTCggactttaaaaaatgatgctAAACAAAGGAATTCCCAATCTCCAGGTACCGACACTAGCGATGCAAATCTGACGATACAATCCATCGAAGCTCCAAGGCGTGCTCCACAGCGCCTTAGCGACTTTTTTACACCAGATGGAAGGCGTGTCAGTAATATTCGTGATTCTCTAATCTCAGAAAAACgattagaaaataatattgaCCAAGTTCAAGAAAGCGCGTTAAGTACCGCTTCTAGTAATCGACTCatagatttaaaaaatgacgAAGTTCCTATTTTTCGCATTCCTTTAAGTGATTATGAAACAGATGACATGGATGACGGTACACCTCTCCAACGCCATGTTGCGACCCTGAACCAATATCAAAGTCccatttttaatttaggCCCGGACATTTTAGAAGATGAACCATCTTACTCTTCAAGAGCTTCCAGATCCCGTCAATCATCTCTCTCTTCTCGATTATCTGAGTTACCTTCTAAACGCGCCAGCCTTGAGATTTTAAGGCGCGAAAATACTTTCCCAGCCGATCCAATTCAGGAATTTGGTGAAAAAGCATACAATGAAAGAGAATTGATGGAAGAAatctcaaattttgaacCCTTACTAGATGATAACTTGCTTGAAAATGCCAACGAAGCTGTCAATTCCCCAGTAGTAGACGCACCAATGGATGCTGATTCTGCTTTAGAAATACCCAATGATGAAGATAATGGGGAAATTCTAAATAAACTAAAAGATTCTCCGTTTAAAAAACCTAAAAGAAGATATTCCAAATCTTCAACACTTGTGCTACCGGAAACAAATATTAGGAAGTTGGCTAATTCCTATTcacagaaaaaaattgctggATCAGTGATTGAAGAACTAACTACAGCTTCTGAACTCTTTTTCAAACAGATCGCGAATGACCTTTCGGCTTTTGCAGACCATGCTCATCGGAAAACAATTGACACGCAGGACGTGGTTTTACTTATGAAAAGACAAAGGAAAATAAGTGAGAAAAAATCCCTATCCTCTCTAATGCAGCAATATTTATCGCGTGAAATTGCACCTCCGGCAATTAAGAGAACCTAA
- the csc3 gene encoding WD repeat-containing protein yields MKSNLSLKRQDEKRADKEPNLYTLQGVIQYLQYEAFKNERDHNLWEIERAELKIRVAQLERERAKLEQSLSFQQRRAEMLEKSLRELRKDKNISVKDLDEFHLLDKPAANNTKADAEACLLKSKNYIKKSLQEIVYLTNMQPNVSWNVLQEPTRGIKVPKESNNTQQNNQFVMEPSQNKGNVNDANFFEVEYARNENMNKLSSSELISDDLLEDEIMKPLSSGESLPKKEEEVTKSPSFTLDDSVASNEQTLAQLNIESPVDQKKSKAKKKKEQKWTLKFESDKGTSTQCITHQPLPGSTPSFASGTENGVINVWRLDEDSNDNSMGIIKPHLTFYGHEGPVLCVCVPKATHHIFSGGHDGTIRCWSLPANQTSDSISKILTGSTIFQGHEDCVWELFCHEVKDNNPILLSLSSDGTVRGWKYTGEQLFKIRCDSKQPLSMSVTDSRIAIAYNDGNVRFYDLDTQILVSQMRIAGNSAIGNPAVKDRINKIVWKNGNPDRLYSLHENGMVRVFDVKSEELLAEKSISKVSLTGIAFAVNRPEFAISASDGRVFFLRQDDKLSTLESLPSREAQEEITDLSDILWINSPVDKLEHLIVGCKERISVYDRKYLP; encoded by the exons ATGAAATCCAACCTATCATTAAAACGGCAAGATGAAAAACGTGCCGACAAAGAGCCCAATTTGTACACATTGCAAGGTGTAATTCAATATTTACAGTACGAGGCTTTCAAGAATGAAAGGGACCATAATTTATGGGAAATTGAAAGAGCTGAGTTGAAG ATTCGGGTTGCTCAACTGGAAAGAGAAAGGGCCAAGTTAGAACAGTCTCTTAGTTTTCAGCAAAGACGTGCCGAAATGCTTGAAAAATCACTTAGAGAATTAAGGAAAgacaaaaatatatctgTTAAAGATCTAGACGAATTCCATCTACTTGATAAACCAGCCGCAAACAATACAAAGGCCGATGCAGAAGCCTGCTTActgaaaagtaaaaactatattaaaaa ATCTTTACAGGAGATCGTCTATCTTACTAACATGCAACCAAACGTGAGTTGGAATGTTTTACAGGAGCCTACTCGTGGAATTAAGGTACCTAAAGAAAGTAATAATACTCAGCAAAATAATCAATTCGTTATGGAACCCTCTCAAAATAAAGGGAACGTTAATGATGCCAACTTTTTTGAGGTGGAGTATGcaagaaatgaaaatatgaACAAGCTTTCCTCTTCTGAATTAATTAGTGATGACCTTTTAGAAGATGAAATAATGAAACCACTTTCTTCAGGTGAATCTTTACCGaagaaggaagaagaagttaCAAAGTCCCCTTCGTTTACTCTAGATGATTCCGTTGCTTCAAATGAGCAAACACTCGCGCAACTCAATATCGAAAGCCCAGTagatcaaaaaaaatcaaaagcgaaaaagaagaaagaacaGAAATGGACATTAAAATTTGAGTCAGACAAAGGAACATCGACTCAATGTATTACACACCAACCACTTCCTGGAAGTACACCAAGCTTCGCTTCTGGTACTGAAAACGGTGTTATCAATGTATGGCGTCTTGATGAAGACTCCAATGATAATTCTATGGGAATTATAAAACCCCACTTGACCTTCTATGGACATGAGGGCCCGGTGTTGTGCGTTTGTGTACCTAAAGCTACTCATCACATATTTAGTGGAGGTCATGACGGTACTATCAGATGTTGGAGTTTGCCGGCTAATCAAACGTCTGACTCAATATCGAAAATCCTGACTGGATCCACTATTTTTCAGGGACATGAAGATTGTGTTTGGGAGCTATTTTGTCATGAAGTTAAAGACAACAACCCAATCTTACTCTCATTATCATCTGATGGTACTGTGCGAGGTTGGAAATATACTGGTGAACAATTGTTCAAGATAAGATGTGATTCTAAGCAGCCTTTATCTATGTCAGTTACCGATAGTAGAATTGCTATTGCCTATAACGATGGGAATGTTCGATTTTATGATTTAGATACCCAAATTCTTGTAAGCCAAATGCGCATTGCTGGAAATTCTGCTATTGGTAATCCGGCTGTTAAAGACAGGATCAACAAGATCGTATGGAAAAATGGTAACCCTGATCGCTTATATTCTCTGCATGAAAATGGCATGGTGCGAGTGTTCGATGTAAAGAGTGAGGAATTGCTTGCAGAGAAATCGATTAGCAAAGTCTCTTTGACTGGTATTGCGTTTGCTGTAAATCGTCCGGAATTCGCGATTAGTGCATCTGATGGAAGAGTCTTTTTCTTGAGGCAGGACGATAAACTTTCAACTCTCGAAAGCTTACCTAGCAGAGAAGCTCAAGAGGAAATTACTGATTTATCAGATATTCTTTGGATCAACTCACCCGTCGATAAGTTGGAGCATTTGATTGTGGGCTGTAAAGAGCGAATTTCTGTTTACGACCGCAAATATTTACCATAA
- the bcp1 gene encoding thioredoxin peroxidase yields the protein MDAPRRSSRLAAKIANVLDSKGTIIPEAAPVMLKKPAKDESVDSTIQVGDVIPDITLPDEDGTSIRLRDITANKGLVIFAYPKASTPGCTKQGCGFRDNYPKIQASDYEVLGLSFDTSKAQKAFKDKQNFPYHLLSDPKGELIKKLGAEKPGGGKLFRSHWIFEKGTGKCIVKEIDISPLVSVDKAFAVITDSEP from the coding sequence ATGGACGCCCCCAGAAGATCTAGCAGATTGGCAGCCAAGATTGCAAACGTCTTGGATAGCAAAGGAACGATTATTCCTGAAGCTGCTCCAGTAATGCTGAAAAAGCCTGCAAAAGATGAATCAGTTGATTCAACTATTCAAGTGGGAGACGTAATTCCCGATATCACTTTGCCTGACGAAGATGGAACTTCCATTCGACTTCGCGATATTACTGCAAATAAAGGGCTTGTAATTTTTGCCTACCCAAAAGCTAGTACTCCTGGCTGCACGAAACAAGGTTGTGGTTTTCGTGATAACTATCCTAAGATACAGGCCTCTGATTATGAAGTTTTAGGGTTGTCTTTCGATACTAGCAAAGCTCAAAAAGCTTTCAAGGATAAGCAAAACTTTCCTTATCATTTGCTTTCGGATCCTAAAGGTGAGctaattaaaaagttagGCGCTGAGAAGCCTGGTGGTGGAAAGCTGTTTAGAAGCCATTGGATCTTTGAGAAAGGTACTGGCAAATGCATAGTGAAGGAAATTGACATATCACCTCTTGTCAGTGTTGACAAAGCCTTTGCTGTAATCACTGATTCTGAACCTTAG
- a CDS encoding aminotransferase: protein MTETVTTTSSDKSEKKNYLFYTSPNHRPPTVVRAEGVYLYLEDGTRIMDATGGAAVACLGHGNKEVIDAMHKQSEKVCYIHSMGFSNEPADKLANLLVSEHPDVFARAYFANSGSEAVETCLKLILQYWQLVGEKQRCHIIARKQGYHGNTLFALSVGGMKPRKQPYEGVFSHTTSHVSPCFEYRYKENGETTEEYVARLAKELEDEILRVGPEKVAAFVAETVSGACTGCATPVPGYFKAMRKVCDKYGVIFYLDEVMSGIGRTGTMHAWEQEGVTPDIQSIAKCLGGGYQPISGALVGHRIMNVFEQKDAAMAGFFTYQAHPIACSAALAVQTILRRDHLVERAAEMGKYLSEKLHETFDSHPNVGNIRGRGLFWGLEIVKDKATKECFPPEYKVGSLANKIGCEHGVFVYPGMGTIDGTRGDHVLLAPPYIITREQIDELVEALSKTITSTVAALP from the coding sequence ATGACTGAAACTGTAACTACTACGTCGAGCGACAAGtctgaaaaaaagaattatttgTTCTATACTTCTCCTAATCACAGGCCTCCCACTGTGGTTCGTGCTGAAGGCGTTTACTTATATTTGGAAGATGGTACGAGGATTATGGATGCTACTGGAGGTGCAGCAGTCGCCTGTCTTGGACATGGAAACAAGGAGGTAATTGATGCTATGCATAAGCAATCAGAAAAGGTTTGCTACATACACAGCATGGGGTTTTCAAATGAACCCGCAGACAAACTTGCAAATTTGCTAGTATCTGAACATCCCGACGTTTTTGCCCGAGCTTATTTTGCCAATAGTGGGTCAGAGGCCGTTGAAACATGTTTAAAGCTTATTCTGCAGTACTGGCAGCTCGTGGGTGAAAAACAGAGATGCCATATAATTGCCCGTAAGCAAGGATACCATGGAAACACTTTGTTTGCTCTTTCTGTTGGCGGAATGAAACCTCGCAAACAGCCTTATGAAGGTGTGTTTTCTCACACAACTTCCCACGTATCTCCTTGTTTTGAATACAGGTATAAGGAAAACGGAGAGACAACCGAAGAATATGTTGCTCGATTAGCTAAAGAGCTTGAGGATGAAATTCTTCGCGTTGGTCCTGAAAAGGTGGCAGCGTTTGTGGCGGAGACAGTATCCGGTGCTTGCACAGGTTGTGCTACCCCTGTCCCTGGCTATTTCAAAGCAATGAGAAAGGTTTGTGACAAGTACGGAGTGATCTTTTACCTCGACGAGGTTATGTCGGGTATTGGCCGTACGGGAACAATGCATGCATGGGAGCAAGAGGGTGTGACACCTGACATTCAATCTATTGCCAAATGTTTAGGAGGTGGTTATCAACCCATTTCTGGAGCGCTTGTTGGTCATCGTATTATGAACGTGTTTGAGCAAAAAGATGCTGCCATGGCTGGTTTTTTTACATATCAAGCCCACCCAATTGCTTGTTCTGCTGCCCTGGCGGTGCAAACTATTTTAAGACGAGATCATCTTGTTGAAAGGGCAGCAGAAATGGGTAAATACCTTTCGGAAAAATTACATGAGACTTTTGACTCTCATCCCAACGTGGGAAATATTCGAGGCCGCGGTTTGTTTTGGGGACTCGAGATCGTTAAAGACAAAGCTACCAAGGAATGTTTCCCTCCTGAATACAAAGTTGGTTCTCTCGCCAACAAAATAGGTTGCGAGCATGGTGTTTTCGTTTATCCAGGCATGGGTACAATTGATGGCACCAGAGGAGACCACGTATTGCTGGCTCCTCCGTATATTATCACTCGCGAGCAAATAGATGAACTAGTGGAGGCTCTTAGCAAAACCATTACATCTACAGTTGCGGCCCTTCCTTGA